In Megalopta genalis isolate 19385.01 chromosome 7, iyMegGena1_principal, whole genome shotgun sequence, a single window of DNA contains:
- the LOC117229127 gene encoding F-BAR domain only protein 2 isoform X3, with translation MTVDFADYFWGEKNNGFDVLYHNMKHGVVASKELADFLKEQSAIEENNYKLLTKVAKQVGNTSSTQGTFAPVWAALRGAAEKLAGLHLQMAQKVTELIKDVSKYADELHKKHKAVKEEESSTLEVVQSIQSITVTLQKAKDMRMQKGLELEKLKKDNASQKELEKAEIKFKKAQDDYKILVDKYMVIRNDFKTKMTQACRRFQDVEETHLKHMKEFLTIYADVLQTNHEQVGQVHIDFKRQCLDMTVDKLLEQFVQSKYTGFEKPDIIEYEEVMTNLGDMTTHSQSDGNVETPKETSKGANGETGVAGNTHSSKKDQGLKGGGNQVDEEKGRVQEKENERLNERDRELSHAQATKASRRTTSLLNLFMSNSQDKQKQAGSGSAPATPQGNNLPPAVPPPSISRNPLRGSKWFLRSRREKRKGKKAKKKKDAVETSSNKEEKSDLEDKEDSRKSETPTPEVDEDGFCIRPKSDPWENEKGFYSSSDTDSEDERERKIRVEIKPLSNGGAPMSASVDELRATVENLSLSPAPTGRRGSNTDSDHHMKRSQSVSQQLGGKPSSDLLGLNLFNPSSTPSSASTPTGSHPYAPLQSPPPLSSSPTPQPQPPQSAPPTHSHSRFPDGDLFSEVGDITPALPPKQSASSTPTGSIIIPRPPSRRGEGPSPRGRMSPATISRADSVASLEFRTAGVGVGSSRGPSPLTIGLADTIPLAVAFHEIVHSYFRGTDETRCQVKLSGDMMLSFPAGIVTVLANNPSPAKLTFRVRNSNRLEKLFPNNQLVSMDATQTTVDSTIFEFNMSALTTLLRKQAEQNPSASYFNVDILKYQIKCKEGAGSCPFQLVAYWKCETTHTDLKIDYKYNSRAMASPSPLLNLHVAAPIDGEFKSLNSKPQAQWLPETNRVLWKFTELSQYSEGHGVGSLKARVELEDGPGNQGTIFTQFNCEGTTLSGVEFELLGPGYRLSLVKRRFVSGKYICDGDSDPRTRYAAPPSNVD, from the exons ATGACTGTGGATTTCGCCGACTACTTTTGG GGCGAAAAGAATAATGGATTTGACGTGCTATATCATAACATGAAGCATGGTGTAGTCGCAAGTAAGGAGTTGGCTGACTTTTTAAAAGAGCAATCGGCCATAGAAGAAAACAATTATAAACTTCTAACTAAGGTAGCCAAACAAGTTGGCAATACCAGTAGCACCCAAGGAACATTTGCACCTGTTTGGGCTGCTCTGAGAGGTGCAGCAGAAAAACTTGCAGGCCTGCACCTGCAGATGGCCCAGAAGGTCACAGAACTGATAAAGGATGTATCAAAATATGCAGACGAATTACATAAAAAACATAAGGCT GTAAAAGAGGAGGAGTCATCTACTTTGGAAGTTGTGCAAAGTATACAAAGCATTACTGTGACCTTACAAAAGGCAAAAGATATGCGTATGCAAAAGGGTCTGGAACTTGAAAAATTAAAGAAGGACAATGCCAGTCAAAAAGAGTTAGAAAAAGCAGAAATTAAGTTCAAGAAAGCACAGGATGATTATAAAATTTTGGTAGACAAATACATGGTTATTAGGAACGATTTTAAAACCAAAATGACTCAGGCTTGCAGG AGATTCCAGGATGTGGAGGAGACACATCTGAAACACATGAAGGAGTTTTTAACTATCTATGCAGATGTCTTGCAGACTAATCATGAACAAGTTGGTCAGGTCCATATCGACTTTAAACGTCAGTGTCTGGACATGACAGTGGATAAGTTGCTGGAACAGTTTGTGCAAAGCAAATATACAGGTTTTGAGAAGCCAG ATATAATCGAATACGAAGAAGTCATGACAAATTTAGGAGACATGACCACTCATTCTCAATCAGATGGTAATGTTGAGACACCTAAGGAAACATCGAAAGGAGCCAATGGAGAAACAGGAGTTGCTGGTAACACTCACAGTTCAAAAAAAGATCAGGGATTAAAAGGGGGGGGTAATCAGGTGGATGAGGAAAAGGGGAGGGtacaagaaaaagaaaatgaaagactGAATGAAAGGGATAGAGAACTGTCACATGCACAAGCCACCAAGGCTTCCCGCCGTACTACCTCGCTACTCAACCTGTTCATGTCCAACTCCCAGG ACAAACAGAAGCAAGCAGGGTCTGGTTCGGCACCTGCAACTCCTCAGGGGAACAACCTGCCTCCTGCTGTTCCACCTCCCAGCATCTCCAGGAACCCTCTCAGAGGATCTAAAT GGTTCCTTCGCAGTAGGAGAGAAAAGCGGAAGGGCAAGAAAGcaaaaaagaagaaggatgcCGTGGAGACGAGCAGCAACAAAGAAGAAAAGTCTGACCT GGAGGACAAGGAGGACAGCAGAAAGTCGGAGACACCGACACCGGAAGTCGACGAGGATGGATTCTGTATCAGACCGAAATCAGACCCATGGGAAAATGAGAAAGGATTCTATTCCAGCTCGGATACAGACTCTGAGGATGAGAGGGAGAGGAAAATCAGGGTAGAAATAAAACCGCTTAGCAATGGCGGGGCTCCAATGAGCGCCAGTGTCGACGAGCTGAGGGCAACTGTGGAGAATTTATCATTGTCGCCTGCGCCGACG GGACGTAGAGGATCGAATACCGACTCAGATCACCATATGAAAAGGTCTCAGTCAGTGTCACAACAATTAGGAGGTAAGCCAAGCTCAGATTTACTTGGCCTAAACTTGTTCAATCCCAGCAGTACGCCATCGAGCGCCTCTACGCCAACCGGCAGTCATCCGTACGCGCCATTGCAAAGCCCTCCGCCACTGTCATCGTCACCGACGCCGCAACCGCAGCCGCCGCAATCCGCACCACCCACGCACTCTCATTCACGGTTCCCCG ATGGTGACCTGTTCTCGGAAGTGGGAGACATCACTCCGGCATTACCCCCTAAGCAATCCGCTTCTTCCACTCCAACTGGATCTATTATCATTCCCAGACCACCGTCTCGAAGAGGGGAGGGTCCCTCTCCTCGAGGTAGGATGTCGCCAGCGACGATATCCAGAGCGGATAGCGTGGCCAGCTTGGAGTTTCGCACAGCTGGTGTCGGTGTCGGCTCCTCTAGGGGACCCTCTCCATTGACAATCGGATTAGCGGATACTATTCCTCTGGCGGTAGCCTTCCACGAGATAGTACACTCTTATTTTCGGGGTACCGACGAGACAAGATGCCAGGTGAAGCTCAGCGGCGATATGATGCTGTCGTTTCCCGCCGGCATCGTTACCGTGCTGGCAAACAATCCCAGCCCCGCGAAGCTCACCTTTCGCGTGAGGAACAGTAACAGATTGGAAAAATTATTTCCTAATAATCAGTTGGTCAGCAT GGACGCCACGCAGACGACCGTCGACAGTACAATTTTCGAATTCAACATGAGTGCCTTAACTACATTGTTACGTAAACAGGCTGAACAAAATCCCTCGGCTTCCTATTTTAACGTTGACATACTCAAGTATCAAATAAAATGCAAGGAAGGCGCGGGCTCATGTCCTTTCCAGTTGGTAGCATACTGGAAGTGCGAGACGACGCACACAGATCTCAAG ATCGATTACAAATACAACAGCCGTGCTATGGCTTCACCGAGTCCTCTACTAAATCTCCACGTGGCAGCGCCCATAGACGGAGAATTCAAATCCTTGAACAGCAAGCCCCAAGCTCAATGGCTGCCAGAGACGAACAGAGTACTGTGGAAGTTTACCGAGCTATCTCAGTATAGCGAGGGTCACGGCGTGGGCTCCTTGAAGGCGAGGGTCGAACTCGAAGACGGTCCGGGGAACCAAGGAACGATATTCACTCAGTTCAATTGCGAAGGGACCACATTGTCCGGCGTTGAGTTCGAACTTTTGGGCCCGGGCTATAGATTAAGTTTAGTCAAGCGCAGATTCGTTTCCG GGAAGTACATATGCGATGGAGATTCCGACCCAAGAACCAGATACGCCGCGCCCCCATCGAACGTAGATTGA
- the LOC117229127 gene encoding F-BAR domain only protein 2 isoform X4, with protein MTVDFADYFWGEKNNGFDVLYHNMKHGVVASKELADFLKEQSAIEENNYKLLTKVAKQVGNTSSTQGTFAPVWAALRGAAEKLAGLHLQMAQKVTELIKDVSKYADELHKKHKAVKEEESSTLEVVQSIQSITVTLQKAKDMRMQKGLELEKLKKDNASQKELEKAEIKFKKAQDDYKILVDKYMVIRNDFKTKMTQACRRFQDVEETHLKHMKEFLTIYADVLQTNHEQVGQVHIDFKRQCLDMTVDKLLEQFVQSKYTGFEKPDIIEYEEVMTNLGDMTTHSQSDGNVETPKETSKGANGETGVAGNTHSSKKDQGLKGGGNQVDEEKGRVQEKENERLNERDRELSHAQATKASRRTTSLLNLFMSNSQDKQKQAGSGSAPATPQGNNLPPAVPPPSISRNPLRGSKWFLRSRREKRKGKKAKKKKDAVETSSNKEEKEDKEDSRKSETPTPEVDEDGFCIRPKSDPWENEKGFYSSSDTDSEDERERKIRVEIKPLSNGGAPMSASVDELRATVENLSLSPAPTGRRGSNTDSDHHMKRSQSVSQQLGGKPSSDLLGLNLFNPSSTPSSASTPTGSHPYAPLQSPPPLSSSPTPQPQPPQSAPPTHSHSRFPDGDLFSEVGDITPALPPKQSASSTPTGSIIIPRPPSRRGEGPSPRGRMSPATISRADSVASLEFRTAGVGVGSSRGPSPLTIGLADTIPLAVAFHEIVHSYFRGTDETRCQVKLSGDMMLSFPAGIVTVLANNPSPAKLTFRVRNSNRLEKLFPNNQLVSMDATQTTVDSTIFEFNMSALTTLLRKQAEQNPSASYFNVDILKYQIKCKEGAGSCPFQLVAYWKCETTHTDLKIDYKYNSRAMASPSPLLNLHVAAPIDGEFKSLNSKPQAQWLPETNRVLWKFTELSQYSEGHGVGSLKARVELEDGPGNQGTIFTQFNCEGTTLSGVEFELLGPGYRLSLVKRRFVSGKYICDGDSDPRTRYAAPPSNVD; from the exons ATGACTGTGGATTTCGCCGACTACTTTTGG GGCGAAAAGAATAATGGATTTGACGTGCTATATCATAACATGAAGCATGGTGTAGTCGCAAGTAAGGAGTTGGCTGACTTTTTAAAAGAGCAATCGGCCATAGAAGAAAACAATTATAAACTTCTAACTAAGGTAGCCAAACAAGTTGGCAATACCAGTAGCACCCAAGGAACATTTGCACCTGTTTGGGCTGCTCTGAGAGGTGCAGCAGAAAAACTTGCAGGCCTGCACCTGCAGATGGCCCAGAAGGTCACAGAACTGATAAAGGATGTATCAAAATATGCAGACGAATTACATAAAAAACATAAGGCT GTAAAAGAGGAGGAGTCATCTACTTTGGAAGTTGTGCAAAGTATACAAAGCATTACTGTGACCTTACAAAAGGCAAAAGATATGCGTATGCAAAAGGGTCTGGAACTTGAAAAATTAAAGAAGGACAATGCCAGTCAAAAAGAGTTAGAAAAAGCAGAAATTAAGTTCAAGAAAGCACAGGATGATTATAAAATTTTGGTAGACAAATACATGGTTATTAGGAACGATTTTAAAACCAAAATGACTCAGGCTTGCAGG AGATTCCAGGATGTGGAGGAGACACATCTGAAACACATGAAGGAGTTTTTAACTATCTATGCAGATGTCTTGCAGACTAATCATGAACAAGTTGGTCAGGTCCATATCGACTTTAAACGTCAGTGTCTGGACATGACAGTGGATAAGTTGCTGGAACAGTTTGTGCAAAGCAAATATACAGGTTTTGAGAAGCCAG ATATAATCGAATACGAAGAAGTCATGACAAATTTAGGAGACATGACCACTCATTCTCAATCAGATGGTAATGTTGAGACACCTAAGGAAACATCGAAAGGAGCCAATGGAGAAACAGGAGTTGCTGGTAACACTCACAGTTCAAAAAAAGATCAGGGATTAAAAGGGGGGGGTAATCAGGTGGATGAGGAAAAGGGGAGGGtacaagaaaaagaaaatgaaagactGAATGAAAGGGATAGAGAACTGTCACATGCACAAGCCACCAAGGCTTCCCGCCGTACTACCTCGCTACTCAACCTGTTCATGTCCAACTCCCAGG ACAAACAGAAGCAAGCAGGGTCTGGTTCGGCACCTGCAACTCCTCAGGGGAACAACCTGCCTCCTGCTGTTCCACCTCCCAGCATCTCCAGGAACCCTCTCAGAGGATCTAAAT GGTTCCTTCGCAGTAGGAGAGAAAAGCGGAAGGGCAAGAAAGcaaaaaagaagaaggatgcCGTGGAGACGAGCAGCAACAAAGAAGAAAA GGAGGACAAGGAGGACAGCAGAAAGTCGGAGACACCGACACCGGAAGTCGACGAGGATGGATTCTGTATCAGACCGAAATCAGACCCATGGGAAAATGAGAAAGGATTCTATTCCAGCTCGGATACAGACTCTGAGGATGAGAGGGAGAGGAAAATCAGGGTAGAAATAAAACCGCTTAGCAATGGCGGGGCTCCAATGAGCGCCAGTGTCGACGAGCTGAGGGCAACTGTGGAGAATTTATCATTGTCGCCTGCGCCGACG GGACGTAGAGGATCGAATACCGACTCAGATCACCATATGAAAAGGTCTCAGTCAGTGTCACAACAATTAGGAGGTAAGCCAAGCTCAGATTTACTTGGCCTAAACTTGTTCAATCCCAGCAGTACGCCATCGAGCGCCTCTACGCCAACCGGCAGTCATCCGTACGCGCCATTGCAAAGCCCTCCGCCACTGTCATCGTCACCGACGCCGCAACCGCAGCCGCCGCAATCCGCACCACCCACGCACTCTCATTCACGGTTCCCCG ATGGTGACCTGTTCTCGGAAGTGGGAGACATCACTCCGGCATTACCCCCTAAGCAATCCGCTTCTTCCACTCCAACTGGATCTATTATCATTCCCAGACCACCGTCTCGAAGAGGGGAGGGTCCCTCTCCTCGAGGTAGGATGTCGCCAGCGACGATATCCAGAGCGGATAGCGTGGCCAGCTTGGAGTTTCGCACAGCTGGTGTCGGTGTCGGCTCCTCTAGGGGACCCTCTCCATTGACAATCGGATTAGCGGATACTATTCCTCTGGCGGTAGCCTTCCACGAGATAGTACACTCTTATTTTCGGGGTACCGACGAGACAAGATGCCAGGTGAAGCTCAGCGGCGATATGATGCTGTCGTTTCCCGCCGGCATCGTTACCGTGCTGGCAAACAATCCCAGCCCCGCGAAGCTCACCTTTCGCGTGAGGAACAGTAACAGATTGGAAAAATTATTTCCTAATAATCAGTTGGTCAGCAT GGACGCCACGCAGACGACCGTCGACAGTACAATTTTCGAATTCAACATGAGTGCCTTAACTACATTGTTACGTAAACAGGCTGAACAAAATCCCTCGGCTTCCTATTTTAACGTTGACATACTCAAGTATCAAATAAAATGCAAGGAAGGCGCGGGCTCATGTCCTTTCCAGTTGGTAGCATACTGGAAGTGCGAGACGACGCACACAGATCTCAAG ATCGATTACAAATACAACAGCCGTGCTATGGCTTCACCGAGTCCTCTACTAAATCTCCACGTGGCAGCGCCCATAGACGGAGAATTCAAATCCTTGAACAGCAAGCCCCAAGCTCAATGGCTGCCAGAGACGAACAGAGTACTGTGGAAGTTTACCGAGCTATCTCAGTATAGCGAGGGTCACGGCGTGGGCTCCTTGAAGGCGAGGGTCGAACTCGAAGACGGTCCGGGGAACCAAGGAACGATATTCACTCAGTTCAATTGCGAAGGGACCACATTGTCCGGCGTTGAGTTCGAACTTTTGGGCCCGGGCTATAGATTAAGTTTAGTCAAGCGCAGATTCGTTTCCG GGAAGTACATATGCGATGGAGATTCCGACCCAAGAACCAGATACGCCGCGCCCCCATCGAACGTAGATTGA
- the LOC117229127 gene encoding F-BAR domain only protein 2 isoform X1 has translation MTVDFADYFWGEKNNGFDVLYHNMKHGVVASKELADFLKEQSAIEENNYKLLTKVAKQVGNTSSTQGTFAPVWAALRGAAEKLAGLHLQMAQKVTELIKDVSKYADELHKKHKAVKEEESSTLEVVQSIQSITVTLQKAKDMRMQKGLELEKLKKDNASQKELEKAEIKFKKAQDDYKILVDKYMVIRNDFKTKMTQACRRFQDVEETHLKHMKEFLTIYADVLQTNHEQVGQVHIDFKRQCLDMTVDKLLEQFVQSKYTGFEKPDIIEYEEVMTNLGDMTTHSQSDGNVETPKETSKGANGETGVAGNTHSSKKDQGLKGGGNQVDEEKGRVQEKENERLNERDRELSHAQATKASRRTTSLLNLFMSNSQDKQKQAGSGSAPATPQGNNLPPAVPPPSISRNPLRGSKLVTRIMVPPLCTLLDQQWFLRSRREKRKGKKAKKKKDAVETSSNKEEKSDLEDKEDSRKSETPTPEVDEDGFCIRPKSDPWENEKGFYSSSDTDSEDERERKIRVEIKPLSNGGAPMSASVDELRATVENLSLSPAPTGRRGSNTDSDHHMKRSQSVSQQLGGKPSSDLLGLNLFNPSSTPSSASTPTGSHPYAPLQSPPPLSSSPTPQPQPPQSAPPTHSHSRFPDGDLFSEVGDITPALPPKQSASSTPTGSIIIPRPPSRRGEGPSPRGRMSPATISRADSVASLEFRTAGVGVGSSRGPSPLTIGLADTIPLAVAFHEIVHSYFRGTDETRCQVKLSGDMMLSFPAGIVTVLANNPSPAKLTFRVRNSNRLEKLFPNNQLVSMDATQTTVDSTIFEFNMSALTTLLRKQAEQNPSASYFNVDILKYQIKCKEGAGSCPFQLVAYWKCETTHTDLKIDYKYNSRAMASPSPLLNLHVAAPIDGEFKSLNSKPQAQWLPETNRVLWKFTELSQYSEGHGVGSLKARVELEDGPGNQGTIFTQFNCEGTTLSGVEFELLGPGYRLSLVKRRFVSGKYICDGDSDPRTRYAAPPSNVD, from the exons ATGACTGTGGATTTCGCCGACTACTTTTGG GGCGAAAAGAATAATGGATTTGACGTGCTATATCATAACATGAAGCATGGTGTAGTCGCAAGTAAGGAGTTGGCTGACTTTTTAAAAGAGCAATCGGCCATAGAAGAAAACAATTATAAACTTCTAACTAAGGTAGCCAAACAAGTTGGCAATACCAGTAGCACCCAAGGAACATTTGCACCTGTTTGGGCTGCTCTGAGAGGTGCAGCAGAAAAACTTGCAGGCCTGCACCTGCAGATGGCCCAGAAGGTCACAGAACTGATAAAGGATGTATCAAAATATGCAGACGAATTACATAAAAAACATAAGGCT GTAAAAGAGGAGGAGTCATCTACTTTGGAAGTTGTGCAAAGTATACAAAGCATTACTGTGACCTTACAAAAGGCAAAAGATATGCGTATGCAAAAGGGTCTGGAACTTGAAAAATTAAAGAAGGACAATGCCAGTCAAAAAGAGTTAGAAAAAGCAGAAATTAAGTTCAAGAAAGCACAGGATGATTATAAAATTTTGGTAGACAAATACATGGTTATTAGGAACGATTTTAAAACCAAAATGACTCAGGCTTGCAGG AGATTCCAGGATGTGGAGGAGACACATCTGAAACACATGAAGGAGTTTTTAACTATCTATGCAGATGTCTTGCAGACTAATCATGAACAAGTTGGTCAGGTCCATATCGACTTTAAACGTCAGTGTCTGGACATGACAGTGGATAAGTTGCTGGAACAGTTTGTGCAAAGCAAATATACAGGTTTTGAGAAGCCAG ATATAATCGAATACGAAGAAGTCATGACAAATTTAGGAGACATGACCACTCATTCTCAATCAGATGGTAATGTTGAGACACCTAAGGAAACATCGAAAGGAGCCAATGGAGAAACAGGAGTTGCTGGTAACACTCACAGTTCAAAAAAAGATCAGGGATTAAAAGGGGGGGGTAATCAGGTGGATGAGGAAAAGGGGAGGGtacaagaaaaagaaaatgaaagactGAATGAAAGGGATAGAGAACTGTCACATGCACAAGCCACCAAGGCTTCCCGCCGTACTACCTCGCTACTCAACCTGTTCATGTCCAACTCCCAGG ACAAACAGAAGCAAGCAGGGTCTGGTTCGGCACCTGCAACTCCTCAGGGGAACAACCTGCCTCCTGCTGTTCCACCTCCCAGCATCTCCAGGAACCCTCTCAGAGGATCTAAAT TGGTAACGCGTATTATGGTTCCTCCACTCTGCACTCTTTTAGATCAGCAGT GGTTCCTTCGCAGTAGGAGAGAAAAGCGGAAGGGCAAGAAAGcaaaaaagaagaaggatgcCGTGGAGACGAGCAGCAACAAAGAAGAAAAGTCTGACCT GGAGGACAAGGAGGACAGCAGAAAGTCGGAGACACCGACACCGGAAGTCGACGAGGATGGATTCTGTATCAGACCGAAATCAGACCCATGGGAAAATGAGAAAGGATTCTATTCCAGCTCGGATACAGACTCTGAGGATGAGAGGGAGAGGAAAATCAGGGTAGAAATAAAACCGCTTAGCAATGGCGGGGCTCCAATGAGCGCCAGTGTCGACGAGCTGAGGGCAACTGTGGAGAATTTATCATTGTCGCCTGCGCCGACG GGACGTAGAGGATCGAATACCGACTCAGATCACCATATGAAAAGGTCTCAGTCAGTGTCACAACAATTAGGAGGTAAGCCAAGCTCAGATTTACTTGGCCTAAACTTGTTCAATCCCAGCAGTACGCCATCGAGCGCCTCTACGCCAACCGGCAGTCATCCGTACGCGCCATTGCAAAGCCCTCCGCCACTGTCATCGTCACCGACGCCGCAACCGCAGCCGCCGCAATCCGCACCACCCACGCACTCTCATTCACGGTTCCCCG ATGGTGACCTGTTCTCGGAAGTGGGAGACATCACTCCGGCATTACCCCCTAAGCAATCCGCTTCTTCCACTCCAACTGGATCTATTATCATTCCCAGACCACCGTCTCGAAGAGGGGAGGGTCCCTCTCCTCGAGGTAGGATGTCGCCAGCGACGATATCCAGAGCGGATAGCGTGGCCAGCTTGGAGTTTCGCACAGCTGGTGTCGGTGTCGGCTCCTCTAGGGGACCCTCTCCATTGACAATCGGATTAGCGGATACTATTCCTCTGGCGGTAGCCTTCCACGAGATAGTACACTCTTATTTTCGGGGTACCGACGAGACAAGATGCCAGGTGAAGCTCAGCGGCGATATGATGCTGTCGTTTCCCGCCGGCATCGTTACCGTGCTGGCAAACAATCCCAGCCCCGCGAAGCTCACCTTTCGCGTGAGGAACAGTAACAGATTGGAAAAATTATTTCCTAATAATCAGTTGGTCAGCAT GGACGCCACGCAGACGACCGTCGACAGTACAATTTTCGAATTCAACATGAGTGCCTTAACTACATTGTTACGTAAACAGGCTGAACAAAATCCCTCGGCTTCCTATTTTAACGTTGACATACTCAAGTATCAAATAAAATGCAAGGAAGGCGCGGGCTCATGTCCTTTCCAGTTGGTAGCATACTGGAAGTGCGAGACGACGCACACAGATCTCAAG ATCGATTACAAATACAACAGCCGTGCTATGGCTTCACCGAGTCCTCTACTAAATCTCCACGTGGCAGCGCCCATAGACGGAGAATTCAAATCCTTGAACAGCAAGCCCCAAGCTCAATGGCTGCCAGAGACGAACAGAGTACTGTGGAAGTTTACCGAGCTATCTCAGTATAGCGAGGGTCACGGCGTGGGCTCCTTGAAGGCGAGGGTCGAACTCGAAGACGGTCCGGGGAACCAAGGAACGATATTCACTCAGTTCAATTGCGAAGGGACCACATTGTCCGGCGTTGAGTTCGAACTTTTGGGCCCGGGCTATAGATTAAGTTTAGTCAAGCGCAGATTCGTTTCCG GGAAGTACATATGCGATGGAGATTCCGACCCAAGAACCAGATACGCCGCGCCCCCATCGAACGTAGATTGA